In the genome of uncultured Sphaerochaeta sp., the window ATCACCTTTGTTTGCGGTGCTCATAACCATCATCTGTTGTCTGGCACTGGGTCTTTCAAATGGATTGCTGGTCAGTTTTGCAAAACTACCGCCGTTCATTGCAACCTTGGGTACCATGACCATTGCTCGTGGCATTGCACAGATTGCCAACAACAACTACAACACCGACTCAATCGGTGAATCTGCACAATCCTTCCGTGATTTCTTTTACTATGGGAAGACATTGGGGTTGTACAACACCATCTGGATTGCCATCCTCTTATGGATAGTCTTCAACTTCCTTTTGACCAGGACCAAAAGCGGCAGGCATATCTATGCCATCGGATCGAATGCCGAGGCTGCCCGGTTGAGTGGAGTGAATATTGTCGGTACCACCACCAAAGCCTATCTGGTATCAGCCTTCGTGTCGTGTGTGGTTGGCCTGATAACCACTGCCACCAGCGGCATGGGAACCATGGACGCAGGCAATAGCTATGAGTTGTATGCTGTGGCTGCATCGGTTATCGGCGGTGTATCAACCTTGGGTGGACAAGGATTGCTTTTCGGAACTGTTATAGGGGCATCCATTTGGGGCGTTTTGCAGAATGGGCTTCAGTTCGCCGGTGCTCCTGTAGCAATACGCAATATTGTCATCGGTATCATCGTAGTCGTGTCTGTACTGCTCGATGTCATTGTACGTTCCGGCAAGATGACCAAAAAGAAACCTGTGTAAGTTCATTGTGAGAATGATCACGTAAAGTGATACGAACATAAAAGGAGAAAGAGAATGAAAAAGCTAAGTGTCTTGTTGTTGGTGCTGTTGCTTGCTGGTGCAATGTTTGCACAGGGAACAAAGGAAAGCTCTGCGTTCAAGGTGTATCTGATTACTATGGACCAGATGGACCAGCATTGGGTGAATGTTGACAAAGGTGCCCAGAAGGCAGCACAGGAATTGGGTGGTATCGAATACAAGTGGCTTGCTCCGGACGTAAAGGATGATGCCAAGCAGATTGAGAGCATCAACAATGCTGTTGCTGGTGGAGCTGATGCAATTCTGCTTGCAGCCAATGGGCCTAATGCGGTGACCGCTGCCTTGAAGGAAGCCACTGAAGCCGGTGTCACCATCGTCTATGTTGACTCAGCAGCCAATTTTCCTGCCGTACAGACACTTGCAACAGACAATACTGCTGCAGGAACGACTGCCGGCAAGGAGATGCTCAAGGCTCTTACGGACAAGGGTATCAAGAATGGCAAAATCGGCGTCATTTCGGTAAATAGTGCAACAGCATCCACTGTTGCTCGTGAAACCGGTTTCCGCAAAGCGTTTGAAGGGACTGCGTTTACGATTCTTGAGACACAATACTGTGATGGAGATGCGGCTCGTTCAAAGGACATGAGCGCAAACTTCATTACCCAGGGCGTCGTCGGACTGTTTGGTGCGAACGAAGGATCAACAGTCGGAGTTGGCAATGCAATTGCTGAAGCTGGGAAAAACATTATTGGTGTTGGTTTTGACAAGAGCGACATGATTCTTTCGCTGATCAAGAGTGGTCACCTTCTTGCTACCATGGCCCAGAATCCGGATGTCATGGGGTATGAGGGTATAAAGACCGCCTACAAGGCTTTGAAGGGTGAAACGGTCAGCCCTGATTACTTTGATACCGGAGTTTCGGTACTGACGAAAGCAACGCTGTAATCACCGAAGGATTTCTGTCAAGGGAGAGGGCAATACCTCTCCCTTGATTTCTTTATCCATTCTTAGTATAGTTTAGTTACCTCGATGGAGTGATCCAAAGGGGGTGTTTCGGTTTCGACTGGCGTTAGATCAGGCCAGTGGCTGCAAGCGGAGCGCCAACTCCTTAAACTAGCAAAACATTTAACTGCCAAAAAAGAAGACGAAGTCTCCTTCGACGCAGAATACGCTTTCGCTGCCTAACAGCACGATAACGTACAGGCCCGTTTTCTGCCGCTCTTAAGAAACGGATACCTGTAAAAACAAGGGCTTACCCAACCCAGGGCCTATGGGGGGAGGGGACACCAAAGTAGGATACGAAGGGTGAACGTCTTGTTGGTGAACCCAGCATCCTTCGGAAAATTTGATCACCAGCTAAGCTTGTAGACGTCCCTGGGTGGCACGTTAGGACGGGGGTTCGAATCCCCCCACCTCCAAAACACCGAAACCGGATTGCTCATTAAAGGGTAATCCGGTTTTTTTGGGCGACATCCTCAAGTTGGGGAGAAAGGAATCATATGCTACTACCTGTTTTGGCCGTGATAGTCGGTCTTGTTGTTTTGGTTATCAGCTCAGACCGGTTCATCGATGGGGCTGCTTCAACTGCACGATATTTCGGCATGCCATCGCTTCTTATCGGCATGGTTATCGTTGGCTTCGGTACCAGTGCCCCGGAAATCGTCGTTTCCACCTTATCAGCAATGCAGGGCAATCCAGGCCTTGCACTTGGCAACGCATACGGTTCAAACATTGCCAATATTGCCCTTATCCTCGGCGTTACGGCGCTTATCAACCCTGTTCAGGTGAGTTCGAACATCCTTCGCAAGGAATTGCCGATCCTCACCCTCATTACCCTCATTTCCGTCGCCCTGCTTTGGGATCTCGAACTTTCCTTGTTTGATGCAGGCGTTCTGCTCGTGTTTCTGGGTACCTTGCTGGTGTGGACAATATTCCAAGGATTGCGCTCAAAGGATGATGCGCTCTCGCTTGAAGTGGATGATGCAGTTCCCCAACCGCTCTCTCTCAAACGGGGGATTCTCTACCTCATCTTTGGTCTGGCTTTTCTCATCATCAGCTCCCGCATCTTGGTTTGGGGAGCTGTGGAGATAGCAAAGTTTTTCGGTGTAAGCGATTTGATCATCGGGCTCACCATTGTCGCAGTGGGAACTTCATTGCCAGAGCTTGCTTCCTCCATTCTCGCTGCAAAGAAGGGTGAGCATGACATTGCCATGGGTAATGTCATTGGCTCCAACCTCTTCAACACCACTGCTGTCGTTGGCATTGCATCTGCCATCAATCCTTTTGCGGTGGACAAACTCGTCCTGACACGGGACATGGTGGTCATGTCTGCCCTCACCATATCGCTGTTCATCATCGGCTATGGCTTCAGGAAGGGGAGAAAGGGAAGGGTCAACCGTTTCGAAGGCGCAGGACTCATCGTCGTATATATCGCCTATACGATCATTCTCCTGACAGGTACTGCAGCCTAGCGTTATTGGCGGATTGGTTTTCCATTCTGCAATGCATACAGAAGACGTTCAAAGAGAACAAAGCCTTCCATGGCATGCTCAACTTCCATGGCGTACCGTTTGACATCATACTCCAGTCTGCGATGCTGACACCTAATGGAACCATCCTCCAAGGTGACCAAGGCGTAACTGGCCCGTACGTCACCATCAAAGGAGTATCCAACCGCCCCTGGATTGATGAAACGTACCCCATCACGCATAAAATCAGCAGGAATATGGGTATGACCGGAGAAAACGATATCAAGCTTTTCCTCTGAAACCATCTTAGCCATGGCAGGGGAAAACGGCTCATTTGCCAGTATTCCCTCGGTATCGGAGAACGGTGTTCCATGACAGCACAGGATTGAATGCTGCTCAAGCTCCAAACGCTTTGTCGGTGCAAACTCTGCAATTGTCTTCTTTGAAGTCTCATGCATCCTGATGCTGGTATACTTCATCAGCTTGAGCATATGCTTTTCAAATGGTGTATTCGCTATATAGGAAGATATCTTTTCCAGATTTGCATCCGTGTTGCCTTTGACCAGTACTGCCGGTTTCTGCTCCATCAGCAAATCAAAACAAAGCTGAGGATCGAGACCCATGAAAACCAGGTCTCCCAGAAAAAGAATCTGATTGACACCGCAAGCCTTAACATCAGTGAGCACTGCTTCCAATGCCCTCACATTGCCATGAATATCACCAATTACAGCCAGTTTCATGGAGGACCTCCTGCAGGATGTTTATCTAACTGTATCATACCCATGAAAGCTAGGTAACCTTTGCAGTGGCTCGCATCAGCATTTTGTTGCAATAGGTTTCTTATCGTGATTGCACTTTTCCAAAAAGCGCGGTATTGTTCCGCCGTAAAGGTACAGATGAGATGAAACGTGATCAGGTGAAGGCCTTTTTTGTGCGTGAACCGGTGTTGACCATTGCTCTTTTCTTGGCAGGAATATCCATGTTCCTTGTGCCCCCCAATCCCAACTATGCGCATTACCTAGATGGAAAAACCCTTGGCTGTCTCTTTGCCCTCATGCTGGTGGTATCAGGCTTTCGCAAGCTCTACCTCTTTACATTCCTTTCCCAGTATCTGCTTCGTTTTGCGAAGTCGAGCAGGCAAGTAAGTGCTTTCTTGATAGGCATTACGTTCTTTCTCTCCATGTTGGTAACCAACGATGTTGCCCTCATCACGTTTGTTCCCCTTACCATCGTAGTCTTTTCCCTTTGCAAGGATACGAAACCAATCCTGCTTACCATAATCCTCCAGACCATTGCAGCCAATGTGGGAAGCGGCCTGACACCGGTAGGAAACCCCCAGAATCTTTTCATCTATTCATACTACCAGCTTCCCTTGCTGCAATTCTTCGGTGCCATGCTCCCCTATGTCGTTGGGGGGCTTCTCCTGTTGGCCGCCTGCTTGTTGTTCATCCCAAACAACAAGGAAGCTTTTGCACTTAAGACACAAGAAGTACCACCTTTGGACAAGCGCTTGTTGGTGCGCTATCTCTTGCTTTTCCTGCTGTCGCTTGCAGCAGTGTTTGACCTGGTGCCGTACCAGCTTGTCGTAATCATCGTCATCGTCTTCAGTGAGAAGATTCTGCTCAAGGATGTGGACTACTCCTTGCTGCTTACTTTCATAGGCTTCTTCATCTTCGTGGGAAACCTTGGAAGCATTCCTTTTGTGGTTCAAAAACTCCAGTCACTGCTCCATAAACGGGAGTTCCTCGTCTCTCTTGCAGCCAGTCAGTTCATCAGCAACGTACCGGCCACTCTTTTGCTCGCCCAATTCACCCACAACGCAACAGAGTTGCTCAAGGGCGTGAATGCAGGAGGCTGCGGCACTTTGATCGCATCCATGGCTTCAGTCATTTCGTTCAAGATCTACGCACACTACGACAGGACCAAGACGCTTCGCTACCTGGCGGTGTTCACGCTCTTCAATCTGCTCTTTGTTCTGTTGTTCCTTCTGATTCATCTTGTATGGTAAGATTTTGCATCTCTCCGATGAGCGGAAGGATGTTTTTTTGCTGGGCGAGCTCAACACTCTTCAGCCCACGCTGGCTGAGATGGGTATAGAGATCGCTGAGCTGCTCGCTGCTGTGCCCGATCGTCATCCTGAGCACATGCTCATCCACAGCCCCTCTCAGAAGTGTGTTGGCCATATGTCTCAAGGAGTGGAAGCTGATGTTTCGTTCCACGATTTCTTCCAGCATCAACACCTTTGACCGAACCAACTCCTGGATGAAACGTTCACTGAAATAGTGGCTCGATACAAAACCGCCATTGCGCTTGCTCCAAAAGACGAGGAGGAGTGGATTGGAAAACGGGTTCTCACTTGCCAACTGCTGCAGAGCTTTCCCCAGGAAGGTGGGGCAGGGAACCAATCGTGTCTTTTTCCCTTTCGGGACCTTCAATCCTTCCTTATCAGCATAGGCACTGTCGATGGTAATGAGGTCTTCCCCAATTGCCTGGTAACGCAAGGCACGCAACTCACCCGAGCGCATTCCGGTGAGCAACGACAAAAGGCATGCAAGATAGATTCGTTTTTCTGCATGAGCTTTGGCATACTGCATGAAATCTGCAAGTTCCTCCTCACTGAGGATTCCCCGTATTGCATGGAAACTTTTCAAATGCTGGAGACTGAGCATAACCGTAGCGGGTACAAGGCCTCTTCTTTGTGCTTCACGAAGGGCAACCATGACAGCACTCATGCATACGTTCACGGTACTATGGCTTATTGTTTGCTTTTCCACCAAAGAAAGCTGGATCTCTTCCAGAGTTTCCATTGTTACTTTTGAAAGATACAGATTTGGTTTGATGAGAGGAATCACATGGTTCATCACCAGGTTTTTCCTTGTCGCCAGATAGTCTTTTGACAGTGAACCTGGTTCCAGAAGGTTACGTCTACGCACATAGGGACTGATCTCATACGTGTAGAATTCATCCAGATATTCTCCAAACAGCTGTTCTTGCCGCTTATTGAAGATGATTCCTTCCTCCAAAGCCTTCTGGCAGATACGAATAGCCTCATCCCTACGGCGTATGGGAGAGGTATCAAATATCCCGAGTTGCTTACGCAGCGTCTCTACGCTCTTCTTGTTCGTTCGCTTTCCTGTCTCAGGATTCCTGAAGAGGGCATAGAAATACGTACGTTCATCCCGCTGGATTCTGCAAAGCGTGAAGGGTGCTGGACTGGCCATGGTTCTTCCTTGTGCAATGTATTTGTGCAATCTTTTGTTCAATCTGCGAATGTCTTAGGATAGCAAAAATCAGCAAAAGCTTTATAGTTTATGCTAGTATAGTACTTTATAATGTTTTCAATGTCTAGAATTTTTTTATCATTCTTACTTGTTATAGGTAAGTAGGTATAAATTGGATAATTCTTTATTAATAGCATATTTTATGTATTTTCACTGGTTATGCAGTTATTATGCTTACACAGTTTTACTTTTATATAATATGATATTCTCATTTATAAAACTATAAACTATTCTAAAATGCTGTTTCGCATATTTTAAATAGCTAACTTTCTATTTTACTTTCATAATAACTATTATATTGCAATTTATAATAAGTATTTTAACTTTATAAAATTTTACAAATCTAATATTATATTGCTTTTTTTATGCATGTTGCATGTATTTGCTATTTTATTTGCATACTCAAATTTCAAATTTGACATTATTTTGTAAATTGTAAAATATACGATAGGTGTTTATGTACTGTTGCCTTGTGACAAAAAATTGACCCTATCGAAGGATAGGGCCGTAAGGAAAGAAAAACTCTTGGGCAAGATCAGTACTGAAGCTGCTTCAGTTCTCGCCTCATATCACGATTCATATCACGCTCTTTTACGACAGCACGCTTATCATGCAACTGCTTGCCTCTACAGAGGGATACCTGCACCTTGACCAGGTTGCCTCGCAGATAGATGGAAGTAGGAACCAAGGTAAAACCTTTCTCCTCCACCTTGCGCTTCAGACGCTTGATCTCGCTCTTATGGGCAAGCAGCCTTCGGTTCCTGGAAGGTTCATGATTATTGATGTTGCCGTGGGTGTAGGGTTGGATGGTCAGACCCACCAAGGTCAGGGCGTGATCGGTAACGGTGACATAGCTGTCAGCAAAACTGAATTTGCCGTCCCGTAGTGATTTCACCTCAGTACCAACCAGTGCAATGCCACACTCCAGGTCCTCAATCACTTCATAATTGAAATATGCCTTTCTGTTCTTTTGCAAAGGCTTGAATGTATTCTTGTCTTGTTTCATTTATTCATACCAGGCAATGCGGAAACCTATCTGGTCCGCACATGCATCAGATTCGACTACACCAACGGTGTGAAGGGAGACCGATGCGCTTTCATTCAGGTAGCTTCCACCTTTGACGATCGGTTGTACGGACAAACCGAATCGCTTCAGCAATGTCTCAGACTCCTGTACGGAAAGCAGTCGGGAGAGGGGAATGTAAGGCGAGCTTGTCATCTCCCATACCCCGCCAAGCAGTGCAACCGGACCTTCTTCTGTAGAAGGTGAGGGACTGAGCGAAGAGGAGTATTTCAGATTCGGGTGAGAGAGCGCTGCAAGGGTGTACATGGCTTCGCTGGGAAGGAACACTTGCTTTCCACTCTTCTCGCCCAGCCAATCACAGAAAGCCAGCGCAGCATGGTAGCTGATCTGATACATCGGTTTTGATGTTACAAACACAGGAGAAACGGAAAGTCCCTGCAAATAGTACTCATCCACAAGCTGCTCATCCATCAGCGCCTGACGATTGCTTGCAGCCCACTCTGGGTGCTCTTCCAGAAACAGGGCCCATTGGTATTGCGTTGTTTCCAGCGTTGCCAATGAGAAGGCTTCCGTGCTGACCTCAACCCCAAGCATGGTGGATTCAGGATAGATTGGAAGCACGTCCTTGCCCATGACAAAGGTGGTCGGTGGGTATCGGTAGCCCTCAATTTCCAAATCACCTGCCTTCAGGGTGGTCTTCTCAGCTTTGAAGGGAAGGGAAGAACTTTCCGATCCGATCGACTTGGGCTGGGAATCGTCTGCAAACAACAGATTGGCAGTATCAAGCAAGGTCGTCACATCCCCGTCTATGGGAGTCTTGGAATCGATGATGGCACGCTTTGCTTCCTCAAGCATGGTTTCGTTGCTGATGTACAACACTGCAAGCTTGACTGTTTCCAGCCTTGTTTGTGCATCCAGTTCCAATGCCATCATGTCGCTGACAAGATTGGCAAACAGGGGAGGGTACCGGTTCCGGTCATCATAGCTGAGAATGGCGCTCGCCTCCACGATTTGCTCAAGGTTGAAGCGATTGATCGTTGCTTTCTGCTCATCGCTGAGAGAGATGGGTGCTTCAGCCGTCTTCAGTGTTCGGTGGAAAAGCCAGGTAAGAAACACCGGATGATCGACTTCAAGGGTGTAGGTGGCATAGACTTCGCCAGCTTTGACAAGTGATACCTCATAGGTGCCGCTCTTCACGAAGTGCTGGTACTCGGTGGAACCCAGGTAGGTTCCGTCAAGCAGGACACCGCTCTCGGAAAGCGAGCCGGTGAAGGTGACGTATCGACCGCCGTTGCGGATGCCTGGATAGAAGGCTATCAGATAGACAGCCAGCAACAGGGCGAGAACAAGCAGGATAAGGATGTATACACCAGGTCGCATATGCAGCAACTCAGGCAGCTTTACCTCTTCAACCTGAGGCAGATCGATTCGTCGTTTCATATAGCTTACAAGGTATCGACCTGATGTTCACTTGTCAACTCAGACCTATTGTGATAGCGTGCTTGCTATGGAACGATTCTTGAGTTTTCTTGAACATACGACCGTACGCATCCTCACCCATCGCAAGGCTCTGAAAGCCTATGCGGTCGCACATCCGGTGAAAAGAACTTTCGTAGGTGAGCTGAAGGGCTGGGCTGACGCACTGGTCTTTGCTGTTTTCGCCGTACTGCTGATCAACCAATACATTTTTCAGTTCTTTGTCATTCCCACTCCCTCAATGGAATCGACACTCAATGTAGGGGATCGTGTCTTTGTCTCAAAAACCATCTATGGGGTGGAAATCTATCCCGGAGGTCCGAAGATTGCGAGCCGAAACCGGCAAGTGCAGCGTGACGATATCATCACCTTCTACAATCCTGAATATGTAAGCAAGGGACCCTTCTTCGACATCCTCTCACAAATCATCTATATGGGAACCTTCAGCCTGGTGAACATCGACAAGAATGAGGATGGTTCCATTGCAGAAAGACTGTACGTCAAGCGTGCCATCGGGTTCCCCACTGAGGTCATCCGGTTTCGTGAGGGCAACGTGGAAGTCCGCCAAGCCGGTTCCGCTGTCTTTACCAAGGAAGAGAAGCAGCGTTCGGAACTCTCCCTGGTTGACGGACCGCACCGAAGCATCGATGCATCAACCTATGAAGGTATCAAAGCCTGGGGAGCCTTATTCGGGTACCAGGAGAGCAAGGTGAACATGCAGGCAGTCCCCGCGTACCTGAGGAATCAGTATCTTTCAGTGCAGGGCGACAACTATCCTGATGACTACTTCCAGTTCGAAGCCTCAAAATCCCGTACGAAACATTTGTTCAACCCTTCGGACAGTTCAGCCCGCAGTGAATATGCTTTCTACAAACATGGCATCTATGTCCCGCAAGGTCATATACTTCCCTTGGGTGACAACCGCGACAACAGCCGTGACGGTCGGTATTTTGGACCTGTCAAGCAGACCAAGATCAACGGAAGCGTACGTTTCCTCTTCTGGCCGCTGGGAAGGGTCAGGCCGTTGGGAAACGCATAGTGATCAGCCTTCCGTCTGGTGTTCCACTCTCCTTATACCTCCACATTCCCTTCTGCACGACCTGCTGCTCCTATTGTGCCTTCTACTCGGAACCCTATGCTGCATGGAAAGGGTTCCAGGAGGCGTACACGGAACGCCTTCTGGCAGAAATCGTCCAATGTACCGCTTCAGAGCGCGTGTATGACACCATTTTCGTCGGAGGAGGAAACCCCGGTTCCCTTTCTCCCGACCAGCTCGCACGCTTGCTCCAAGCTGCCCAACGAAACGGGAAAAGCCGTGAAGTAACCATTGAGATGAATCCAGAAACCTTTGGAGAACACTTCTTCCCGCTCTTTTCACAAGGATTGGTCAACCGCATGTCCATGGGAATCCAAAGCATGGATGACCAGTTGCTCTCGCGACTGGGAAGGAATGCAAGCCGATCTGACAACATCAAGGCACTGAAGCTGGCGCAGCAAGCAAGAAAAGAGTTTGGCATTGAACTGAATTTTGACCTGATGGTCTGTCTTCCGGGACAAACCCTTGAGATGGCGATCAATGACATCCATGAAGTGCTCAGCATTTCAGATGCCAACCACATCAGTCTCTATTGTCTGACGGTAGAGGAGGGGACTGAGCTTGCCCGGCAAGTTGGTATGCATACAGTGCAGGTTCTTGATGAGGATGGCCAGGCAACCATGCTCAAGGGCATTTGGAAAGAGTTGGCCAACCTTGGATTTTCTCATTATGAGGTCTCAAACTTCTGCAAGGAAGAGAAATACTGCCAACACAACCTCAGATATTGGAACCTTTCGTCGTATCTCGGCCTTGGCAGCAGTGCAGCTTCGACGCTTGAAAACGAGCAGGCTTGGTACCATTACACCCAAATACAGGACCTGCGGCAATTTTCCGATTCGCCTCCCTTCTCCGGCTACGAGAAGGAGGAACTCTCGTTGGTGCAAAGCATCGAGGAATACCTGATGATGGCACTCAGAACCAGATGGGGAATTGACAAGCAACTGTTGCAGGACCGGTACTCGCTTTGCTTCGAAACTGCTTTTGCGAAGATGGTGGAAACACTTGATCCACAATGGTATTTCGATACACAGTATACCTTTTCACTGACAGAAATTGGCTTTCTCCTGCTTGACGAGATACTGCTTCGATTCGTCATGCAGCTTCCAGAACCCCTTGACCGCCATAGTCCGTTATGATAGCTTAAATGGGTTGAGATCATTCACGTATTCTAAAAGTTAAGAGGTTCAATTATGTCCGGCCATAGTAAATGGGCTACTATCAAACACAAGAAGGGTATTGCCGACGCAAAGCGCGGCCAGAAGTTCACGAAGTTGATCAAGGAAATTTCCGTTGCAGCAAAGATGGGGGGATCGGATCCTGAAACCAATGCACGGCTTCGTACTGCTGTACTCAAAGCAAGAGCTGAGAATATGCCCAAGGACAACATTGACAGGGCTATCAAGAAAGGTGCTGGGGAACTTGACAACTCCACCTACTATGAACTCACCTATGAAGGGTATGCACCCGGTGGTGTTGCTCTGATCATTGACACCTTGACCGACAACAAGAACCGTACTGCCAGCGATGTGCGTTCCACCCTGACCAAAAATGGTGGCACACTTGGTGCAAGTGGTTGTGTTTCTTACATGTTCCAGACCAAGGGCATCATCACCTATGATGCAGAAAAATATTCCGAAGAGCAGATTTTTGAAGTCGCATTGGAGAACGGTGCGGATGATGTAACCACGTCTGACGGGGTCATTGAAGTCATCACCACTCCTTCTGACTTTGCCAACGTCCTGGAAGCCATGCAGAACGCAGGGTTTGAACAGGATAGCGCAGAGGTTGAGAAAGTGGCTGACCAGACTGTCGCCCTTGACAGTGAAAAAGCTCGCAAGGTGCTCAAGATCATCGACAAGTTGGAAGAGTTGGACGATGTCCAGCAGGTTTCCTCCAACCTTGAACTTCCTGATGATTTTGAGGATGGCGACGAAGATTAACGCATGCGAATCCTAGGTATTGATCCAGGATACGCACAGACAGGCTGGGGTGTTGTCGAATCCAATGGACAGCAGAACCGGCCTGTTTCTTTTGGTGTCATCAAGACTGGTACGGACCAAAGCGATAGTGACAGGATTCACTACATAGCAACCGCGGTCGGAAAATTGGCCGTGCAATACCAGGTGCAGATGTGTGGCATGGAAGATATCTTCTTCACCAAGAATGTAAGCTCGGCCATTCCGGTGGCAAAGGTAATCGGTGCCTGCATCCACCAGCTTGGCATACAAGAGATACCTGTCCGTCTGTACAGCCCGCCGACCATCAAGACCGTGGTTACCGGGTATGGTGGGGCTGACAAGCATCAGGTGCAGGAAATGGTGCGCATTCTTCTGGGTTTTGAGACCATACCAAAACCCGATCATGCTTCGGACGCGTTGGCAGCAGCTCTTTGCCTTGCAGTATATGACTTTTCCCACATGAGGATGAAATTGGTATGATCAATGCAATCATCGGCGACTTGGTCAGTATTCATGAAGGTGAGGTGATCTTGCGTGCAGGACACCTGGAATATAGCCTCAGCGTATCCAATCAGACAGCCAGTAAGCTGAGCAATCTCGTAGGGGAAGCGAAGCAGTCCATTCGACTGCTCACCGTCCTGGTACACCGGGAAGACAGCATGTCTCTCTTCGGGTTTTTTCAAGCGGAAGAGCGGGAAGCCTTTCTTCAGTTGCAGACCGTCTCTGGAGTGGGGGCGAAACAAGCCATGAAGATCCTCGGGGGAATCAGCGTACGGCATCTTGCTGAGGCCTTGGACAACGGGAATCTGAAACTGCTCTCCTCCATACCGGGAATTGGTCCGAAAACCGCCCAAAAGATGATTCTTGCGTTGCGCAATGTGCTGGTGCTCGACGATGACAAGCAAAAGGATACGAGAGAAAGAGTCGGGCAAAAGAACAGCTTGTGGGCAGATATCGTCAATGCCTTGGTGGATATGGGCTACGATAGGAGACGGGTGGAAGAGACAATCCAAGGGCTGAGCCAAGAGATGGCTGAGTCACTGGGCAAAGTCAGTCACCACGATGCTGAGGAGCTGTTGTTCCGCAGTGCCATCAAGATGCTTGGCTAAGGGGTAATGGCAATGGATGAATTGGATGGATTGATGCAAAGTTCGGTCGTCTCCACCTCCTTTCAGGAGGAAGCGGATAGGCAGGAAAATATCCTCAGGCCCAAGCTCCTCAAGGATTTCCAAGGGCAGCAACGCCTGAAGGACAACCTTGCGGTTTTTGTGCAGGCTGCTAGGGAACGCAAAGAGAGCTTGGACCATACCTTTCTCATCGGGCCTCCCGGTTTGGGAAAGACTACCCTGGCAAGCATCATTGCCAATGAGATGGGGGCAGAAATCCGGATGACCAGCGCACCAGCCTTGGACAAGCCGAAGGATCTTGCCGGCATTCTGACCAACGTCACCGAAGGTTCCGTATTTTTCATCGATGAAATCCACCGTCTCAAGCCAGCGCTTGAAGAGATGCTCTACATAGCCATGGAAGATTTTGAGATCGATTGGGTCATCGGCCAGGGGCCTGCAGCACGTACCATGCGCATTCCTCTTCCCAGATTCACTCTGGTGGGAGCGACGACCAAAGCAGGATCCGTATCGAGTCCCCTTTCTTCACGCTTCGGGATCACCTGCCATATCGAGTTCTATGATGAGGTGGAGCTTTCCTCCATCATCGCCCGTTCTGCACAAATCATGA includes:
- the smpB gene encoding SsrA-binding protein SmpB — encoded protein: MKQDKNTFKPLQKNRKAYFNYEVIEDLECGIALVGTEVKSLRDGKFSFADSYVTVTDHALTLVGLTIQPYTHGNINNHEPSRNRRLLAHKSEIKRLKRKVEEKGFTLVPTSIYLRGNLVKVQVSLCRGKQLHDKRAVVKERDMNRDMRRELKQLQY
- a CDS encoding SUMF1/EgtB/PvdO family nonheme iron enzyme: MKRRIDLPQVEEVKLPELLHMRPGVYILILLVLALLLAVYLIAFYPGIRNGGRYVTFTGSLSESGVLLDGTYLGSTEYQHFVKSGTYEVSLVKAGEVYATYTLEVDHPVFLTWLFHRTLKTAEAPISLSDEQKATINRFNLEQIVEASAILSYDDRNRYPPLFANLVSDMMALELDAQTRLETVKLAVLYISNETMLEEAKRAIIDSKTPIDGDVTTLLDTANLLFADDSQPKSIGSESSSLPFKAEKTTLKAGDLEIEGYRYPPTTFVMGKDVLPIYPESTMLGVEVSTEAFSLATLETTQYQWALFLEEHPEWAASNRQALMDEQLVDEYYLQGLSVSPVFVTSKPMYQISYHAALAFCDWLGEKSGKQVFLPSEAMYTLAALSHPNLKYSSSLSPSPSTEEGPVALLGGVWEMTSSPYIPLSRLLSVQESETLLKRFGLSVQPIVKGGSYLNESASVSLHTVGVVESDACADQIGFRIAWYE
- the lepB gene encoding signal peptidase I, which produces MERFLSFLEHTTVRILTHRKALKAYAVAHPVKRTFVGELKGWADALVFAVFAVLLINQYIFQFFVIPTPSMESTLNVGDRVFVSKTIYGVEIYPGGPKIASRNRQVQRDDIITFYNPEYVSKGPFFDILSQIIYMGTFSLVNIDKNEDGSIAERLYVKRAIGFPTEVIRFREGNVEVRQAGSAVFTKEEKQRSELSLVDGPHRSIDASTYEGIKAWGALFGYQESKVNMQAVPAYLRNQYLSVQGDNYPDDYFQFEASKSRTKHLFNPSDSSARSEYAFYKHGIYVPQGHILPLGDNRDNSRDGRYFGPVKQTKINGSVRFLFWPLGRVRPLGNA
- the hemW gene encoding radical SAM family heme chaperone HemW encodes the protein MISLPSGVPLSLYLHIPFCTTCCSYCAFYSEPYAAWKGFQEAYTERLLAEIVQCTASERVYDTIFVGGGNPGSLSPDQLARLLQAAQRNGKSREVTIEMNPETFGEHFFPLFSQGLVNRMSMGIQSMDDQLLSRLGRNASRSDNIKALKLAQQARKEFGIELNFDLMVCLPGQTLEMAINDIHEVLSISDANHISLYCLTVEEGTELARQVGMHTVQVLDEDGQATMLKGIWKELANLGFSHYEVSNFCKEEKYCQHNLRYWNLSSYLGLGSSAASTLENEQAWYHYTQIQDLRQFSDSPPFSGYEKEELSLVQSIEEYLMMALRTRWGIDKQLLQDRYSLCFETAFAKMVETLDPQWYFDTQYTFSLTEIGFLLLDEILLRFVMQLPEPLDRHSPL
- a CDS encoding YebC/PmpR family DNA-binding transcriptional regulator; translated protein: MSGHSKWATIKHKKGIADAKRGQKFTKLIKEISVAAKMGGSDPETNARLRTAVLKARAENMPKDNIDRAIKKGAGELDNSTYYELTYEGYAPGGVALIIDTLTDNKNRTASDVRSTLTKNGGTLGASGCVSYMFQTKGIITYDAEKYSEEQIFEVALENGADDVTTSDGVIEVITTPSDFANVLEAMQNAGFEQDSAEVEKVADQTVALDSEKARKVLKIIDKLEELDDVQQVSSNLELPDDFEDGDED
- the ruvC gene encoding crossover junction endodeoxyribonuclease RuvC, coding for MRILGIDPGYAQTGWGVVESNGQQNRPVSFGVIKTGTDQSDSDRIHYIATAVGKLAVQYQVQMCGMEDIFFTKNVSSAIPVAKVIGACIHQLGIQEIPVRLYSPPTIKTVVTGYGGADKHQVQEMVRILLGFETIPKPDHASDALAAALCLAVYDFSHMRMKLV